From Hoeflea sp. 108:
GGGGCGCAATATCCTGGCGCATGGCCGGTTCAGCGCCGCGGACCAGCGTCCGGTCGACGGCAACACGCTTTATGAGATCGGTTCGATCACCAAGCTGTTCACCGCCCTTGTCCTTGCCGACATGGATGCACGCGGCGAACTCAGGCTCGACGACCCACTGGCCAGGCATCTGCCGTCAGGCGTCTCTGTGCCTAGCAAATTCGGCGCGGAAATCACTCTTGCCGACCTCGCGACGCATCGCTCCGGCCTGCCGTCGATCCCAGAGACGATGGCGCCCACTGATGACGCCAATCCCTATGCCGACTACACCACGGCCCAGCTCTACGGGTTCCTCTCGTCCTACACACTGCCGCGCGCCATCGGCGCCAAATACGAATACTCCAACATCGGCTTCGGCCTGCTCGGCGACGCGCTCGCCCATAGGGCCGGCGTCGACTACGCCACACTGGTCAGGCAGCGCATCACAAGCCCGCTGGGCATGAACAGCACCGTGATTGCGCTATCGCCAGAGCTCAAGGCGCGCATGGCGGGCGGCCACAATAGCTGGCTCGAACCCGTGCCCAACTGGGACCTGCCGGCCCTTGAGGGCGCCGGCGCCCTGCGTTCCTCGGCCAACGACATGCTGAACTTCCTGGAAATGGCGATCGAACCCGACAAGAGGCCCCTTGCAGCGGCCCTCGCCAGCTCGCTGGTGCCGCGCAACGACGTCATCGGCGGCAGCAGGATCGGGCTCGCCTGGATGCTGACCGACACACCCAATGGTCAGGTCGTCTGGCACAATGGCGGTACCGGCGGCTTCAGCACCTTCATCGGTTTCAACCCCAAGACCAAGGCCGGCGTGGTTGTGCTGTCCAACTCGGACGCTGGCGTCAACGACATCGGCATGCACCTGCTCGACGCCGCAATCCCCCTCGACGATCCAAAACCCAGACCCAAACAGGTGTCGGTCGATGCGTCGCTGTTCGACGGCTATGTCGGCCGCTACGCTGCCATGCAAGGCCTTGTCTTCACCATCAGCCGCGATGGCGACAAGCTCTACGCCCAACTGACCGGCCAGCCCCGGCTGCGCCTGTTCCCCGAGAGCGAGCGCCGCTTCTTCTACAAGGAAGTCGATGCGGCGATCACCTTTGCGGCAGGCGACGGCTCTGCCCCAAGCCTCACCCTGCACCAGTCCGGCAAGGATCTCCCAGCCGTCCGCGTCCAGGAGTAGCGGCAGTTCGAAGCCGGGACGCCATCCAACCTGCTCCCGCAAGAAACAAAAAAGGCCCCGCATTGCGGGGCCTTTTCATGAGCAGCCTGGAGCATTCCAGCAAAAGTGCGCAGCGATTTTCCATCAGGAATTGCGAAAAACAACGACATAGAGGGGTTCCGCGATTCGAAGGAAAGCGGAAACGCTCTGGGCTCAGAACTTGTCTTCGTCTTCGTCCTCGGGCTCCTTCGACTTGAGCGCCGAAAGCTTGGCGAAGACGGCATTGGCGTCGAGTTCCTGGTCCTCGTCCTTCGGCGCCATGGCCGCGGGCGTCAGGCGCTCGGTCAGCGAGGCCGGCAGCAGGGTGTCGCCGACAGGCGCCGGGGCTTCGCGGCCGCGCGAAGCGCGCTGCACTTCGATGTCGAGGTCGATCTGCGAGCACAGGCCGAGCGCAACCGGGTCCATCGGCGTCAGCTGGGCGATGTTCCAGTGCTTGCGCTCGCGGATCTGCTCGATCGTCGCCTTGGTCGTGCCGACCAGACGCGAAATCTGCGCGTCCTTGAGCTCGGGATGGTTCTTCACCAGCCAGTAGATGGCATTCGGGCGATCCTGGCGCTTCGACAGCGGCGTGTAGCGCGGGCCCTTGCGCTTGGTCTCGGGCACGCGGACCTTGGGATCCGACAGCTTGAGGCGGTGGTTGATGTCGCCCTCGCCCTTGGCAATCTCGGCGCGCGTAAGCTGGCCGGTCATGACAGGGTCCATGCCCTTGATGCCCTGCGCCGATTCGCCGTCGGCAATCGCCTTCACCTCGAGCGGGTGCAGCGAGCAGAACTGCGCGATCTGGTCGAACGACAGCGCGGTGTTGTCGACCAGCCAGACGGCGGTCGCCTTGGGCATAAGCAGCGTATTGGCCATGCGATATATCCTCTTCGCTCGCCCGCGTCCCTCACGCGGGCGGTGGTCAGACCACCAGAAAATGGGAAATTCGGGCTGTATATAGACGTATTCGCCCTGCTCCGCAACGATTTTGGGCAGAATGGCCAATTGCCCACAAACAGCCTGCCGCAACGCGCGCGCTGTCTCTCAAAACGCCTCTCCACGACAAAAGCCCCGCCTCCGGAAACTCCGAAAGCGGGGCTTTTTGTATCGGCCCGAAAACCGGTTTTGGCTTTCGGGACAGGCAGGCCAGGCCCACCGGCCGGACCTGATACCGGCGAGCCTGGTTCAATCGAAGCTGCTTACTTCAGCTTGTCGGCAACGGCCTCGATCGCCTTGACCGCGCAGGCCTCGTCGAAATTGCCGCCGGGCGCGCCGCCGACGCCGATGGCGCCGATGACCGCATCACCCGCCTTGATCGGCATGCCACCTGCGAGCACCAGGAAACCCTTGATGTCGACCAGGCCGGCCGCACCCGGGTTCTTCTGCACGTTCTCGGCCATCTTCGAGGTCGGCGTGCGCGACGAGGCCGAGGTGAAGGCCTTGTCCTGGGCGGCGGAAACGGTGTGGGTGCCGGCATTGTCGGCGCGGACCAGCGCGCGCAGCACACCCGCACGGTCGACCACGGCGGCGGTCACATTGTACTTGTCGGCGGCACATGCCTGGACGGCGGCCTGGGCGATCTCGACGGCGAGGCTCGACGAGATGTTCTTCTCGGTCAGAACCTGGGCGGAAGCGGCGCCGGTGACGGCGACAGTGGTAACGGCTGCAAGGAGGATGTTCTTGATCATGACTGGGTTCCTGTCCTGATGTTTTCTCGGGAGAAAGCGTTTCGCTTGTC
This genomic window contains:
- a CDS encoding serine hydrolase, whose translation is MHSRRKPSALKGALVVATAIASVAAFAGGLLYIDKLIGGPLLSAATPALASSTGDGSFPADADILNILKRRIDDQAQSVGIVVGTIGPEGRNILAHGRFSAADQRPVDGNTLYEIGSITKLFTALVLADMDARGELRLDDPLARHLPSGVSVPSKFGAEITLADLATHRSGLPSIPETMAPTDDANPYADYTTAQLYGFLSSYTLPRAIGAKYEYSNIGFGLLGDALAHRAGVDYATLVRQRITSPLGMNSTVIALSPELKARMAGGHNSWLEPVPNWDLPALEGAGALRSSANDMLNFLEMAIEPDKRPLAAALASSLVPRNDVIGGSRIGLAWMLTDTPNGQVVWHNGGTGGFSTFIGFNPKTKAGVVVLSNSDAGVNDIGMHLLDAAIPLDDPKPRPKQVSVDASLFDGYVGRYAAMQGLVFTISRDGDKLYAQLTGQPRLRLFPESERRFFYKEVDAAITFAAGDGSAPSLTLHQSGKDLPAVRVQE
- a CDS encoding DUF1013 domain-containing protein, producing the protein MANTLLMPKATAVWLVDNTALSFDQIAQFCSLHPLEVKAIADGESAQGIKGMDPVMTGQLTRAEIAKGEGDINHRLKLSDPKVRVPETKRKGPRYTPLSKRQDRPNAIYWLVKNHPELKDAQISRLVGTTKATIEQIRERKHWNIAQLTPMDPVALGLCSQIDLDIEVQRASRGREAPAPVGDTLLPASLTERLTPAAMAPKDEDQELDANAVFAKLSALKSKEPEDEDEDKF
- a CDS encoding heme-binding protein, with amino-acid sequence MIKNILLAAVTTVAVTGAASAQVLTEKNISSSLAVEIAQAAVQACAADKYNVTAAVVDRAGVLRALVRADNAGTHTVSAAQDKAFTSASSRTPTSKMAENVQKNPGAAGLVDIKGFLVLAGGMPIKAGDAVIGAIGVGGAPGGNFDEACAVKAIEAVADKLK